The Salmo salar chromosome ssa06, Ssal_v3.1, whole genome shotgun sequence sequence gcgctctggagcaggttttcatcaaggatctctgtactttgctacgttcatctttccctcgatcctgactagtctcccagtccttgctgctggaaagcatccccacagcatgatgctgccaccaccatgcttcactgtagggatggtgccagctttcttccagatgtgacgcttggcattcaggccaaagagttcagtcttggtttcatcagaccacagaatcttgtttctcatagtgtgagagtcctttaggtggcatttggcaaactccaagcgggctgtcatgtgccttttaattgaggagtggcttcagtctggtcactctaccaaaaaggcctgattggtggagtgttgcagagatggttgtccttctggaaggttttcccatctccacagaagatcTCTGGAGCTCTATTCACTGACCATCAGgtgcttggtcacctccctgaccaaggcccttcttcccccgattgcttagtttggccgggaggccagctctaggtggttccaaacttcttccatttaagaatgatggaggccactgtgttcttggggaccgtcaatgctgcataatctctttttggtacccttccccagatctgtgcctcgacacaatcttgtcttggagctctatggacaagtccttcgacctcatggcttggtttttgctctgacatgcactgtaaactgcgggaccgtgtgtgtgtgtgtgtgtgtgtgtgtgcctttccaaatcatgtccaatcaattgaatttaccacaagtggactccaatcaagttgtagaaacatctcaaggatgatcaatggaaacaggatgcatctgagctcaatttcgagtctcatagcaaaaggtctgaatacttatttctgttttttatttgtaataaatttgataAATAAAAACCTGTTCGCGTCATcatttatgggttattgtgtgtagattgaagacattttttttatttagtccataacgtaacaaaatgtggaaaaagggaagaggtctgaataatttccgaacctttctattctcatagtttctaaagATTGTAAATGAAAGACAAACATTTTTGTCAAGAGTATTataatattattgattgatttagATTTTATgaattttcaaatcacccagcagtgctatttgcagagttaactccaggtaaatgttgcaattcttcaaccATTCCTAACAAAACAAattatctaatgattctgtctctcaATTTCTGCAGAGCTGGGTTGGTTGTATCCCCTATAtatagtactagtcaaaagtttggacacacctactcattcaagggtttttctttattttactattttctacattgtagaataatagtgaagacatcaaaactatgaaataacacatatggaatcatgtagtaaccaaaaaagtgttaaataaatctaaatattgaagaatctcaaatataaaaagtagccacccttttccttgatgacagctttgcacactcttggcattctctcaaccagctttatgagtccatattatgacaagaacagtcgcaaaaaccatcaaacgctatgatgaaactggctctcgtaaGGACTGCCTCAGGGAAGGGAGACCcagagttatcagcctcagaaattgcagcccaaataaatgcttcacagagttcaagtgacacacatctcaacatcaactgttcagaggagactgcatgaatcaggccttcatggtcgaattgctgcaaagaaaccactactaaaagaagagacttgcttgggccaagaaacacaagcaatggacattaggcaggtggaaatctgtccttttggtctgatgagtccaaatttgagacttttggttccaagcgctgtgtctttgtgaaatgcagagtaggtgaacggatgatctccgcatgtgtagttcccaccgtggaggaggaggtgtgatggtgttgctgtgctttgctggtgatactgtctgatttaaggcacacttaaccagcatggctaacacagcattctgcagcgatatgccatcccatctggtttgggcttagtgtgaCTATCATGTGTTTTaacaacagggcaatgacccaacacatctccagactgtgtaaggcctatttgaccaagaaggagagtgatggagtgctgcatcagatgacctggcctccacaatccccagacatcaaccaaattgagatggtttgggatgagttggaccacagaatgaaggaaaaacagccaacaagtgctcagcatatgtaggaactccttcaaaactgttggaaaagcattccaggtgaagctggttgacagaatgcagGCGAGCGAGcactgggcatcttgttatgacatggaTTATCTCAATGTCTTTGACATTGTCAACTTCAGAAAGTTGGCTTAACGTtggaacagctagctaactagttaacAAGCTTGTGCAGAGCGGCACCacaatttaaataaaaatatgtagttaataaatccaatgttaAACATGATACCTATAGCACCCTTAACTAGTATAGAAAAGGTTTATCCATTCTTTAATATAACACTTCTGAATCAAGCTTTTAACGTCAGTAGGCTCCTAGACTATGCTTTGGAGGGGGAaaggcctacacacacactggcaaaatatttcagctggcaggcagacactcGAATTCATTTCTGAGTGAGGGCGTTGCATAGGCACATTTCTTTtacatatataaactcagcaaaaaaaagattcactttttcaggaccctgtctttcaaagataattcgtaaaaatccaaataacttcacaaatcTTTATTGTAAAacgtttaaacactgtttcccatgcttgttcaatgaaccataaacagttaatgaacatgcacctgtggaatggtcgttaagacactaacagcttacagacggtaggcaattaaggtcacagttatgaaaacttaggacactaaagaggcctttcgactgactctggaaaaacaccaaaagaagcaTGCCCAGGTtcactgctcatctgtgtgaacgtgccttaggcatgctgcaaggtggcatgaggactgcagatgtggccagggcaataaattgcaatgtccatactgtgagacgcctaagacagcgctacagggagacaggacaaacagctgattgtcctcgcagtggtagaccatgtgtaacaacacctgcacaggatgggtacatccgaacatcacacctgcaggacaggtacaggatggcaacaacaactgcccgagttacatcaggaatgcacaatccctccatcagtgctcagactgttcgcaataggttgagcgaggctggactgagggcttgtaggcctgttctaatgcaggtcctcaccagacaacaacgtcgcctatgggcacaaacccaccgtcgctggaccagacgggactggcaaaaagtggtcttcactgacgagtcgcggttttgtctcaccaggggtgactgTCGGgtttgcgtttatcgtcaaagaaaTGAGCGTtccaccaaggcctgtactctggagcgggattgatttggaggtggagggtacgtcatggtctggggtggtgtgtcacagcatcattggactgagcttgtcattgcaggcaatctcaacgctgtgcgttacagggaaggcatcctctctcatgtggtacccttcttgcaggctcatcctgactagaccctccagcatgacaatgccaccagccatactgctcgttctgtgtgtgatttcctgcaagacaggaatgtcagtgttctgccatggtcagcgaagagcccggatctcaatcccattgagcatgtctgggacctgttggatcggagggtgaggattGGATCGGAGGGTGTTCCCTCCCCCagacttgcaggtgccttgttcCCTCCcccaacttgcaggtgccttggtggaagagtggggtaacatcttacagcaagaactgtcaaatctggtgcagtccatgaggaggagatgcactgcagtacttaatgcagctggtggccacaccagatactgactgttacttttgattccccccctgttcagggacacattattcaatttctgttagtcacatgtctgtggaacttgttcagtttgtctcagttgttgaatcttatgttcatacaaatatttacacatgttaagtttgctgaaaataaacgcagttgacagtgagaggacgtttcttttttgctgagtttatatatttcCCTTATTACCCTACCACCCCTTCCCATATTGGAGCAAACTAgtgaacaacaacacttaggcctgtatttccagcttatacatactatatacattttatggacagtctattttacattagttttattttgtttgtttttaactcttgtccttcctcaacctctcccatataTTTATGATgcccatccagtttgatttctattttccATATCTTTCAAACTGTAATCCTACTCTATTCATAGTTTTATGGGCATGgtatgttttacattagttatcttattgttattagtcccaaccttcagctccattcaaccccttcccatctatctcttaacaccatccttattggatttctatttgccatatatttttcaactgtgatgtgatgtttcacaaaagctctgaaccTTTCCATTGTCATTGTTTCTACAGAATGTAAATGGAAAAtatttttgctaaaagtattattattttattgatcgattgactgacTTTTCAGATCATAGACACTCTGTTGCGTTTTTTGGTGGGACTGGAAAAAAAATATCCGGAACGTAAAATAACGTTATTAACTGATTCCCCTGTTTTTAAAGTAACGGTTCTGTTCTGGAACTGTATAGATCACTTTCATTCATGGTTCTGAATCTGTTTCATGACATTTTTGTTATTTTCCagtgttctgttccctgaaccggttccaaacCCTGGCCATTACCACTAAATACAGAATTTTAAAAACCATCAAGTTGTGCCATGGTtcaaaaaaggttgggaacccaCTCCTGATGTGACTgctctgtgttgttgtcctcaGGAAGAGGTCCCTCGCCAGCTGCAGTACATCTGTCTCTACCTACTGCACATCTCTGCAGCATACCTGCTCAAGTAAGCACATGTAGAAGCTACAGTTGGGATGTGACAAATGTTCGTTTAAactgccatttaaaaaaaataaaaaataaaatagtttCTACATGGCATCTTGTAGTCTGGCTCTAGACATGCCATTGACAATGGCTGCATATCAACCGCAATCATTTATGTAATCAGTGCTGTGAAATTTCTCATTCCATCCCTTATCGCACTGCTGCCAGCAACAGGTGGGTCTCACGGTGCCTCCCTTTCAGCATTGCACCTGTACTGCCACTGTAGCTCAATTCTACCCCACAAAGTTTGCATTTCACAACCTTCTTATTTAACTTCTCAAAGCATTGCCATACAGGTCTTCGCTGCTGTCACTTCCCTGTCTCACGCTGCAATTTTTCAATTGTTAACGAGGATGACTTGCTGAGCAAATCATTTGAAAGATGAATATCTCCTAACGTTACAGCATTGTTGTTAGGCATTTGTCGAATGTTTCTTTTTCCCTTGATGATGATCGGGACCTGTTCGTTTTTTGGTAACTGCCCTGTGATTTTAATTATTTTAATGTTTTTCAGTTAGCGTTTCTTTTAAAACGTTAACAATTTCATTTAAACGTGACATCCTTAATAGAAGCACGTGTAAATAAGTGCCTAATATTAGCACAAATGCATATAAAGCATATTTAATCACATGAGCACCCAAAACATAGAAGCATAGATaagcacatacagtgccttcagaatgtattcacaccccttcattcttttcacattttgttgttagagCCTGAATTTAAAGTGGATTACATTGAGGTTTTGTCACTGgcatacatacaataccccataatgtcaaagtggaattatgtttttcacaatttctacaaattcattaaaaatgaaaagctgaagtgtcttgagtcaataagtattcaacccctttgttatggcaagcctaaataagttaatgagtaaaaatgtgcttaacaagtcacaagttgcatggactctgtgtgcaatatgtGTTTTACATtcattttgaatgactacctcatctctgtaccccacacatacaattatctgtaagttccctcagtcgagcagtgaatttcaaccacaaagaccagtgaggttttcaatgccttgcaaagaagggcacctattggtagatgggtcaacaaaaaaaacagacttTGTAATATCCTTTTGGGCAatcccttttgagcatggtgaagttattaattacactttggatggggtatcaatatacccagtcactacaaagatacggggatttcaccatgaggccgatggtgactttaaacagttacaaagtttaatggctgtgataggagaaaactgaggatggctcaacaacattgtagttactccacaatactaacaatgGAGTTGTACTTGCTTAAGGACTTCATAACACATGCATAACGTGTACATGgacttgcttaccaagatgacattgtatgtccctgagtggcctagttagtttTGCCTTAAGTCAGCTTGAAAATCTTTGTCAAGACTTAAATGGCtgtctagaaatgatcaacaaccaacttgacagcttaaatatatattttttaagaataatgtgcaaatatggtacaatccaggtgtgcaaaacacttggagacttacccagaaagtgtCACAGCTATAATtgatgccaaaggtgattctaacatgtattggactcaggagtgtgaatactgtattgactcaggagtgtgaattgtttttttgtatttcattttcaatacatttgcaaaattgtcTCCAAAACATgttctcactttgtcattatgaggtattgtgtgtcaacaggtgaagaaaaaaaaatatttaatccattttgaattcaggcagtaacgcaacaaaatgtggagtaagtcaaggggtatgagaaCTTTCTGACGGCACTTTACATTAGCATATATAAGCACCTAtaccttaacctgttgaggacagacgttccgctagcagaaccccgttccgcctgcggaacccctagccaacagccaatggcatcgcaagGTGCGAAATactaaaccaactaaaataccacaattcaatttctcaaacaatcaactattttacaccattttaaagataagactctcgttaatctaaccacattgtccgatttcaaaaaggctttacagcgaaagcaaaacattagattatgttaggagagtacatggacacaaataatcacacagccattttccaagcaagcatatatgtcacataaacccaaaccacagctaaatgcagcactaacctttgatcttcatcagatgacactcctaggacattatgttatacaatacatgcatgttttgttcaatcaagttcatatttatatcaaaaaacagctttttacattagcatgtgatgttcagaactagcatacccaccgaaaacttccagtgaatttactaaattactcatgataaacgttcacaaaatacataacaattattttaagaattatagatacagaactcctttatgcaatcgcggtgtcagattttaaaatagcttttcgcgaaagcacattttgcaatattctgagtacatagctcggccctcacggctagctattttgacacccaccaagtttgggacaacctaaactcagaattactattagaaaaattggattacctttgctgttcttcgtcagaatgcactcccaggacttctacttcaacaacaactgttgttttggttccaaataatccatagttatattcaaatcgctccgttttgttcgtgcgttcaggtcactatccgaagggtgacgcgcgagcgcatttcgtgacaaaaaaaatctaaatattccattaccgtacttagaagcatgtcaaacgctgtttaaaatcaatttttatgctattttctcatataatagcgataatattccaaccgggcaacgttgtattcattcaaaggctgaaagaaaaaaattgaataGTCTCGTGACCGCGCTTCTCCAGTGtcgctgaccacttacaaattctcctgctgttcttcgcccagagacagcagacaccccattccactttctggcggctttagagagccaatggaagccttagaaatgtcatgttacagcaagatgctgtaatttcgatacagatgcaacagaaggacaacaaattgtcagacagggcacttcctgtatggaatcgtctcaggttttggcctgccatatgagttctgttattacTCACAGAtatattcaaacagttttagaaactttagagtgttttctatccaaatctactaattatatgcatattctagtttctgggcaggagtagtaaccagataaaatcgggtacgttttttttttatccggccgtgaaaatactgccacctatcccaaagaagttaagagcACCTGAGAGTTGCCATATTCATATTTACTCAAAATTTGTACTTGCATAAGGACTTCGTAACCCATGCCTGACCATGTCCTTCTCCCTCAccgccccctcctctcctcccctccctcagtTTGAGTCGTGTGGGCCTGGTGCTCCTCTGCCTCCAGTACCTGTCTGAGATGGGCTTCCACATCGCAAGAATGTTCTACTTCACTGATGAGAGCCACCAAAAGATGTGAGTTCATACTTCCAACACCGTGTCCTTGTGCTTAGTGTCCGTCCTGAGATTGTAAGGTTGGGGGGGTTTGATCCCTGGttgagtcataccaaagactctAAAAATGGTGCCCGATGCCTCTCTACTTGGCACTCAGATGGATTTGGGCTAATGGCCTGTGATTGACTATCGACCTGTCcagggtgtacttgtacatcatgCTGCTTCACGttgcagaatcaggagatagtgCAGGAACCTATGGCTACTTACTAATACTTCCAACTGCAAAACAACATATGTTGCGGGGTCTACCTTTTTAATGAAGTGCTATTCATATTTTAatgtgatatacagttgaagtcggaagtttacatacaccttggccaaatacatttaaactccgtttttcacaattcctgacatttaatcttagtaaaaattccctgtcttaggtcagttaggatcaccactttcttatttgaagaatgtgaaatgtcagaataatagtagagagaatgatttatttcagcttttattttgttcatcacattcccagtgggtcagaagtttacattcactcaattagtatttggtagcattgcccttaaattgtttgacttgggtcaaatgtttccggtagccttccacaagctttccataataagttgggtgaattttggcccattcctcctgaaagagctggtgtaactgagtcaggtttgtaggcctccttgccctcacagtttttcagttctgcccacacattttctataggattgaggtcagggctttgtgatggcaactccaataccttgattttgttgtccttaagccattttgccacaactttggaagtatgcttcgggtcattgtccatttggaagacccatttgtgaccaagctttaacttcctgactgatgtcttgagatgttgcttcaatatatccacattctccttcctcgtgatgcaatctattttgtgaagtgcaccagttcctcctgcagcaaagcaccccccacagcatgatgctgccacccccgtgcttcacggttgtccccatgtgcagttgcaaactgtagtctggcttttttatggcggttttggagcagtggctccttccttgctgagcggcctttcaggttaagtcgatataggactcgttttactttggctattgatacttttgtacctgtttcctccagcatcttcacaaggtcctttgctgttgttctgggattgatttgcacttcgcaccagagtacgttcatctctaggagactgaacgcgtctccttcctgagtggtatgacggctgcgttgtcccatggtgtttaaacttgcatactattgtttgtacagatgaacgtggtaccttcaggcgtttggaaattgctccaaaggatgaaccagacttgtggagggctagaattttttttctgtggtcttggctgatttctcttgattttcccatgatgttaagcaaagaggcactgagtttgaaggtaggccttgaaatacatccacaggtacacctccaattgactcaaatgatgtcaattagcctatcagaagcttctaaagccatgacataattttctggaattttccaagctgtttaaaggcacagtcaacttagtgtatgtaaacttctgacccactggaattgtgatacagtgaattataagtgaaataatctctctgtaaacaattgttgaaaagattacttgtgtcatgcacaaagtatatgtcctaacagacttgccaaaactatagtttgttaacgagacatttgtggagtggttgaaaaacgagttttaatgactccaacctaagtgtatgtaaacttccgacttcaactgtataaacagCACTTCATTAAAGGTAAACTATGCAATGTGACATCACCAGACAGTGTGTTGACTTCCTGAAATACAACCTGCCAAGACTCTCACTATTGGTTCTTCCCAATATCTACATTCTTGGCAAATCTCAATTTTGTTGTTTTCTAAAAATGCTGTAAATCTCCCTGATGTGTATAAGGACATCTTATTGCTGACTCTACCTTTAATGGCACTGCATGCCATATGCAACCAATCCTAGCATAATCACAATCCATTTATGTCATGTACTGATGTGTTCGGTGTGTGTCCAGGTTTGACGTGTGGGCGGTGTGCTTTGTGTTCACGCGGATGGTGACCCTTACCCTTATGTTCCTGGCTGTGGGCTTTGGATTGGCCCGCGCCGAAAACCAGGGACTGGACTGGGACTTGGGCAACTTTAACACTGTGCTGATACGGTAAGGGATTTTTGATGGCTGTCTTGAACAGCGTACTTCTATGTCTAATGTACACAaactgctccacacacacacacacacacacacgtgtgcacactAATactatgtctctccctctctcacacaaacgcagacacaccactctctccctaaccctctctctatcatccctctGTATAGGATGACTGTGCTGTTGCTGGTGTGTCTGACCCAGTCCTGGCTCCTGTGGAAGTTTATCCGTTTCCAGCTGAGGCGGTGGCGAGAGTTCAGACACGAACAGGCCTCTAGGAAGAGGGTCGCTGCCAAGCAAACCCCCCGACCTCTTAAGAGAGACTCCCGTGAGTGGACACACACTTTAGAATGGGTTTATAGCACCTCTTATGCCATTGTTCAAGATCAGTAGAGGATTTATGACAAGTTATCAAGTTAGAAGATAGTCAATGGTAAGAGTTGAAGCCATTCTATTGCAGCTAACAATAACATGTTGATTACTATTTGTTAATGTGTGtatgccctcctctcctccctccctcttacagTTGGCCAGCATGAAAATGGCGTGATCAAAGCCGAGAATGGAGCATCTCCTCGGCCCAAGAAGATCAAGGCCCCCTAATGTCTCTACCCGGAATGGCTGCCCTAACAGTGGCCCTGATTATATGGCTTATCAATCAGAGGAACAGGAAACTGGTCCCACACGGTTCATCCTCTTCCTGTTTTGCGTGTTCCGGAGGTGACGCGGGGCCTGGGTCTGTCGCTATGGACACAACACGGCTTTAAAAATGCTGGATGAAAATCCAAAACCAAACCCCCCTTGAGCCCTGAACAgacatttactctctctctctctactctaatatcagtattttttttttttatacacccACACCGCCTGCTATGGCCACTCTGTTTTTGGAGCTCCCTTTGTATACAGAACGATGAATATGTTGTTTGTTTGGCACACTGTATGTGTCATATTGAATGTGATGCCTCATACGTTAAGTACTGTACTGGTGTAGTGTTTGTCGAAATGTCACCGCAGCTGATTTTGAGCTCTGTTGTCGCCGTTGAAAGAGCTGGCTTCGCTTTTTGTTTTTAGCAttggtcgtattcattaggcaccaaatggattGAAACATTGAGGCACTAtttggacttgtccaataagaaacgcacATTTTCGGTTTCCGTTGATAAATGTTTTGATGTTTCCTGCCCTAATAAATACGACCCTCGTAATGTGGTGCAGGAAGGATGTTGCTGATACTACGGTGGCCCTAGAGGGACATCTAAATGTGCTGGCTTTGATGCTACCCAGTCAGTGATGGGTAGTGTGTAGAATGGGCGGGACAAGGTTGATATTGGACCAATCATGGGGCTCTGGTTAATCCTTGGCACTTTCTTCTGGGTCATGGTCGGTGTTACTCGGACCGCGTTGTGCTCATGCTGTGGTCACTTCACACAAACCATGCCCATCCTGATGACCATGTATGTTGGATAATACCGCATGCCATTCCCATTGTTTTTGTTAAAGAAGTATCTGTTATTACTTAATTAAATAATGCATTTTTCTCAATTGTGGTGGTCTGGACTTATTTTTTACCTTAGATGAATCTTTCAACCATAACTGATGTGTGGTACACTACAcactaaaatataaaaataactgaTAATTTGCAATTATCATGATGTGAATCTGTTTTGTATGGCTGTTAAATCCTTGCAACCTCCTTCCTTGCTTCCTCAATGTATCTGATACCTCATTGGAGGAGGACTGAGGGGGGAGCTGGACAGGCAAGGGACagttaatatatttttttgcctTAATGACTCACTAACCACAtgaaatacactgctccaaaaataaagggaacacttaaacaacacaatgtaactccaagtcaatcacacttccgtgaaatcaaactgtccacttaggaagcaacactgattgacaataaatttcacatgctgttgtgcaaatggaatagacaacaggtggaa is a genomic window containing:
- the LOC106607554 gene encoding translocating chain-associated membrane protein 2, translated to MAFRRRNKSYPFFSQEFLIQNHADIVFSLVIFILIGLMFEATAKTAILFIQPQYNISTQSPEGEVTLYQYGWRDWATILFYFFITIILHAVVQEYVLDKVNRRLHLSKSKNTKFNESGQLCVFHLVSSVWSLYILITEGYLFHPSSLWENYPHVHLRFQVKFFYLTQLAYWLHALPELYFQKVRKEEVPRQLQYICLYLLHISAAYLLNLSRVGLVLLCLQYLSEMGFHIARMFYFTDESHQKMFDVWAVCFVFTRMVTLTLMFLAVGFGLARAENQGLDWDLGNFNTVLIRMTVLLLVCLTQSWLLWKFIRFQLRRWREFRHEQASRKRVAAKQTPRPLKRDSLGQHENGVIKAENGASPRPKKIKAP